In Pyrus communis chromosome 1, drPyrComm1.1, whole genome shotgun sequence, the following are encoded in one genomic region:
- the LOC137711513 gene encoding heat stress transcription factor B-4-like yields MALMIDNCEGILLSLDSHKSVPAPFLTKTYQLVDDPATDHIVSWGDDDTTFVVWRPPEFARDLLPNYFKHNNFSSFVRQLNTYGFRKIVPDRWEFANEFFKKGEKHLLCEIHRRKTAQPHQVGLSHHHHHSQLGMNGHHHHPGFFPFPSPGSISPSDSDEQPNWCDSDSPPLLSPTGGINTNINSNNNNFMNINNNNTTVAGLAEDNERLRRSNTMLMSELAHMRKLYNDIIYFVQNHVKPVAPSNSYPSSMLLCNPQPPKHNGPNGNLNQLLGYYPAAPPPNAKQNPHHIMNSSSPMSNTTSKSSSVTILEDHHQQPPSGNNGCKNTKLFGVPLLHSKKRLHPEEYGSNNHHGNNMMEASKARLILEKDDLGLHLMPPSRC; encoded by the exons ATGGCGTTGATGATAGACAACTGCGAGGGCATACTGCTCTCTCTGGACTCCCACAAGTCGGTCCCGGCGCCGTTCCTGACCAAAACCTACCAGCTCGTCGACGACCCCGCTACCGACCACATCGTCTCGTGGGGCGACGACGACACGACCTTCGTCGTCTGGCGCCCTCCCGAGTTCGCCCGCGACCTCCTTCCCAACTACTTCAAGCACAACAACTTCTCAAGCTTCGTCCGCCAGCTCAACACCTAT ggttttaggAAGATTGTTCCGGACAGATGGGAGTTTGCGAACGAGTTCTTCAAAAAGGGAGAGAAGCATTTGCTGTGCGAGATCCACCGGAGAAAAACAGCTCAGCCACATCAGGTGGGTCtcagccaccaccaccaccactcccAGCTCGGCATGAatggccaccaccaccatcctgGCTTTTTCCCCTTCCCAAGTCCCGGCAGCATCTCGCCCTCCGACTCGGACGAGCAGCCCAACTGGTGCGATTCGGACTCCCCTCCTCTCTTATCCCCAACGGGAGGTATTAACACAAACATTAACTCTAACAACAATAATTTCATGAATATTAACAATAATAATACCACGGTGGCGGGTTTGGCGGAGGACAACGAGAGGCTGCGGAGGAGCAACACCATGCTAATGTCTGAGCTGGCACATATGAGAAAACTCTACAACGACATCATCTACTTTGTTCAGAACCATGTCAAGCCGGTGGCTCCGAGCAACTCATACCCTTCTTCCATGCTTCTCTGCAACCCACAGCCTCCTAAACATAATGGTCCTAATGGTAATTTAAACCAACTTCTAGGGTACTATCCGGCTGCTCCTCCACCTAATGCCAAACAAAACCCTCATCATATCATGAACTCTTCCAGTCCGATGAGCAACACCACGTCGAAGAGCTCCTCAGTCACTATTCTCGAAGACCACCACCAGCAGCCTCCGAGCGGTAACAATGGGTGCAAGAACACTAAGCTTTTTGGGGTGCCGCTGCTTCATTCGAAGAAACGATTGCACCCGGAGGAGTACGGCTCGAATAATCACCATGGGAACAACATGATGGAGGCCAGCAAGGCTCGTTTGATTTTGGAGAAGGATGATTTAGGACTCCACCTCATGCCTCCATCCAGATGTTAG